In Desulfobacterales bacterium, the genomic stretch TATCCGGGTCATCCATCATCGGGCTGATAGCCCGGCCGATCCCTGCATCCAGCGATTCAATCACCGTTTTTTTCAGCATGGGGTCCTTTTCATGAGCGGCTTCATCCGGGGTTTTGGTATGTATATGGAAAAAATCATAGTCCTTGATACCGGCAAAGGCCGTCCGCAGGCGGCCTTCGATATCGGCTCCGGCATCATCGGTGTCCGCTGCCTTTTTAATATCCATGCCGAGGTATGTGCCAAGTCCCTGGTAAACCAGCCCCGATGCCATGCTAAGGCCCCGCAGCCCATACTTTCGGCGAAAGGGAACCACCTTTTTTAAGCGGCCGGCCCTCTGGCTGACAAGGCCATTGACCGGCGCCTGCCCCTTCTGCTTCCGGGCATGATTTACTTTGTGGGCGGAAAGCCGCCCATAAGCCCACACCAGGTAGCCCCGAAGCGCGTTGGCTGTTCTATGGGCGGCCGCCATGTCCTCTCCGCAGTCCTGCCAGGGCAGCACAGCCGACAGGGGACGCCCGGCCGTAATCGGATCCGAATCGGTGACAAACGGGGATACGTCTCCGCGAAGCCTTATGATACCGCGAATCCCCCCGGTGGAATGAAACGACGCAGCCACGTCGTCACTTTCAAAAAATGACATACAATCGTTTAAACCGGCCAGCGATTTCGCATCCACATCCGGCTTTTCGTTATCGAGCCAAAGGACCCTGTTTCTCTGGGAAATGCTTGCAAAATGGGCCAGCAGCGCAACATCGGAGGGTAATAAATCAACCCCGGCGCCCAGCGCTTCCAAAGCGCCCCTCCCGGGGAAATCCGCCATATCATAGCCGAAAAGGGAAAAATGCGCATTTTCACTGGGCAGCGCCTGCCCCTGGACGGTGGGATGATAAAGTCCGCTGGAACCATCTGCTGCCAGCTTATCCAGGGTCGGGGTATGGGCTGCCTGCAGCGGCGTCTGTCCGCCAAGGCTTTCATAGGAGCGGTCGCCCAGACCGTCCAGTAATAGCAGAATGCACTTTTTTGGCACGTCGCGTCCTTTCAAAAGAATTAAAAATGATTTTCCGCAATTAGAAAACCCCTCATGAGAATAAGACGATTCCCCGGCTTTACATGAGCGCGCCACCGCATATCTACCCGGGATTGGTAGGCGCATGCACGGGCTAAGGAATCGGCTTGCCGCCCCTCGTCTTTAGGTGCTCATTTTCTTGGGGCCTGTTTTGACATGTCAGACAGGCCCCGCCACCGGTATCCAAATTCCGATCGAAATCGCCGTTCATGCAAGCATTGCCAATGGCTTCGGGTTGAATGCGTTTTGTCTGACGTTTTTTTAAGAGATTAATTTCATTTAGCAAAGGGTGTGGCGCCTGTGTTGCTTCCTGCCGTTCCGGGGCCATCCGGCTCAAGGGGTTTGAGGACGAGCAGATCATGGCCATGATCCGGGATGCCGAATTCCGGCAAACACCACAAACAGTTTGTACAAATCAGGATTAAAGGAGATGGATCGATGAACAACTGGGAACCCAAAATTGCCGCATTTTTCTGCAACTGGTTATCGAAACGATAGAATGCCGGCTTGCCAAAAAAACACTGAAATCAAAGTTTTCTGTTAATGAGATCGCCGACTCAATGGAAACCAGTATATCATCGGCCGTGCTTCGATCCGTACTGGAAACGCTCTACAGCCAGGGCCGGCTCTTGTTTTCAAACGGGCATTACCAAATGCCGGACCAGGCCATGCAATTATCCGCCGATCAACAAAAGCTGCAAAGGCTATTGATGGACTTTGCCATCACCGCCGGCCACTTCTGCAAAATCCACCAAAACAAATTCGGCAAAAAAACAGTGGAAAAATTGCTGTGGCACCTGAAATCGAAAAATCAGTTGATCCTTTTAGATGACAGACGATTTATCACGCCCTGGGCCATTGCGAATATAAAGGATCGCCTGCAGCGCTTTATCCACCAAAACGGCTGTTTTTCCATGCAGGATTGCCAAACCGTTTTTGGCTATGGCCGGTCTCAGGCCGTCGTGGTTCTGGAATACCTGGACGAAATCGGTTTTACCGTCAGACAGGAAAATATCCGTATTCTTCGTGAATGAAATGAATGGTCTTTATTTTTTGATAAATAAATCCAGAAACTTTTTTGGTGTAAGAAATTTAATTCCCATGTAATTTTTTACATCAAGAACGGCCTTGTCTCCGGAAATGACGGCGGCGGCTTTTAATGCCACGGCGCATTCGATAAACTTATTATCATCCGGATCTTTATCAATCACTTGAAGCGTGGGTGGTTGTGCTGTAAAGACGACATGGAAACCCTTGGCAAATAGATCCAGCAGTTCCTCAAGTTCCTTTTCATCTTGGAGTCCCATGCGCTGGAGCACTTCAATATATTCGCCTATAATTTCTCTGCAAAGACACAGATGAATCGTTCCGTCTCTCCATAAATCAATAATTTTTCGGGGATTTCCGCCAAAAAAAGAAGAAACAAATACATTGGTATCCACTACGACCTTGATCATTTGCCGGCTCTCACATCATCAATGATCCGCTGGATGTCGTCAGGGCCGGAACCTTTTGCTTTAAGTTTATTGCCGACCCGATTCCACAGATCATCCACATAGGCGCCGATATCACGGTCTTTCACATAGGCTTCCACAAGTTCACGGACTACCTGGCTGACGTTTTTTCCGTCAGTACGCGCGAAACTGTTAAGTTTTGCCTTTAGTTCAGGATCGATTCGAACAATCATTTGCGTACTCACTTTGAACCCTCCGTCAATAATATTATATTGTATTAACAATCTATACATGCTCAATCGCTATGTCAATAGATGATTTTTTGCATGTGATTGTGATTGATTGGGAGTATTGTGGGGAGGTTATTGACAAAGAAAGGGACTGGACTGACTGAGAGACTTTTAGACCGGCCTTTGAAGCCCAAAAAACCGGGGCGAAGACCGAAAAAAAATAAATAGTGATTTTGCTGTCCCCTGATTTTGTCCCAACCACAACTGAGGCTCCAAATTGACCGAGTTTCAGAGCTATTGCTCTTCCTATCCCGCGAGATGATCCGGTTACAATAGCCGTCTTGCCTTTTAATGAAGCCTGCATACGTATTCCTTTATTAAACTGCCTGTATCGGCTCTTTACTGTTGAAGCAGAGGGTCAGGATTCGCTTCATTTAATTAGGTTTCGGTGCTTATGGGGCAAGCCGCCTTCTATATGTGCATGGATATGTGTGTGAAGTTTGCTGGAATCTCCTGCATCAAAGACCTGGCCTTGCCGCATGCTAAAAAAATTACGGGTTGTGCGGGCGAGGAAGTCATATTCGTGGGAGACAATGAGCAGGGTCTTGTCGAGCGTATTTAAGATGTTGACAATCCGGTCGTTGGTTTCTTCATCCAGGCCGGTGGTCGGCTCGTCCATGACAAGCACCGCCGGGTCCATGGCAAGAACGGTGGCCAGGGCCACCAGTTTTTTTTCACCGCCGGAGAGCCGGTAGGAGATCCGGTCCTCAAAACCGGTTAGATTGAGATCATTGAGGGTCTTTATCGCTATCTCTTTGGCTTCTGAAGGGCCGGCCCCCAGGTTTAAAGGACCGAACGCCACGTCTTCCAAAACCGTGGGGGAAAACAGCTGGTCATCGGCGTTCTGGAAAACGAGGCCGATTTTTTTTCGGGATTCGCGAAAATCCGTCTCCGACTGCATTTCCCGCCCGAAAAGGCGGATAGTACCCTCAGTTTGCGGTATGAGCCCCATAAGCATATGCAGAAGGGTGGTTTTGCCGCTTCCGTTTGGGCCGATAAGCCCGGCCCGGGCGCCCTCGGCCAGTTTAAAAGACAACTCTTTAAGCACGGATCGGCCGTCCGGATAGGTGAAACGGATATTTTCCAAATCGATGACTAAATGATCAGCACCCATTCGAGTCCTCCCAGTGCGATTAAACCGACCGCCATGCCCACGCCCCAGCGCCAGTCTGATTTTTTAAAGGCAAATTCATGCAGACAATAGAACCTGCCGGCAAATCCCCGGCAGACCATGGCCTGGTGCACCCGCTGGGCGCGCGCTGAAGCGCGGACAAACAGCATCCCCACCAGATAGGCATAGGTTTTGTAGGTGTGCAGGTTGGTGCCGGGCGTAAAGCAGCGCACGCGGGCCGCCCGGGCCAGCTGCTGGTATTCGGTTTCAATGACGAAAATATAGCGGTATGTCATCAAAAGGAGATACACGAGCTTGTCCGGCAGGCGCAGATGATGCAGCGCATAGCCCAGCGTGGCAACAGGCATGGTGGATATGAGGGAAATCAGGGCTAAAATGATGGCATTGGATTTTATTGTGATAAGGGCGCACAGCCGTATCCCCTCTAACGATCCGACCAATGGCCCGATTTCCAAGGCCGGCGTGCCTTCATACGTCCAGGGCAGAACCAGCCATATAAACAATACCAGGCCGTTTACCAGGGCCAGCCGGACCAGAACCTTTTTTACCGGAATCCGGGATAAGCCCACCAGGCAGACCGCCAGAAACAGGGCAAAAAATACCGCGGGAAAGCGGTTGGATATCGCGGTCAACACGCTGAACAGCACCGCGAAAACAACTCGAAGCCGGGGATCCAGGCGATGGACCGGGCTGTCGCCGAATGCAAAGGTCTCGCTGATCATGAATTTAAGGTTTTCCTTGCGGGATTTTTCCCCGGGTTTGGGCCATTGGCAGCATCTCCGGCTGTACCTTTTTTAAAAACGCCACGCAGAACATGGTGACAATGCCTTCAATCAACATAACCACAATATGGGCGCCTACCAGCGCGACTGAGATTTCAATAAAAGCTTCGCCCGTCAGCACCAGCGCGCCGGCCACACACAGCGCTGACAAGAGGATGGCCAGGGCGCCGCAGGCAAACGCCCCGGCCAGGGCGATGGTATTTCCCTTTTTGACAAACGGCCCGCAGAGATAGTAGCAGGCCACTGCCGGACCGGCCATGATCAGGGTATTGACCCCCAGGGTCGTGATGCCGCCGAATTGGAACAAGACGGCTTGCAGCACCAGGGCCACGGCAATGACCGGAAAGGCGGCCCAGCCCAGCAGCAGCCCCACGATGCCGTTTAACACCAGGTGCACGCTGGATGGGCCGATGGGCACATGCACCAGCGAGGCCACGAAAAATGCCGCCGCCAGGATACCGGCCTGCGGAATGCGGTCATTATCAAGTTTTTTTAGTCCCACCGCAATGCCCGCGGCGGCAAAGGCCGCGCCCGAAGCCAGCACCGGGGCGGATAAAACCCCTTCGGATATATGCATCGAGTTAACCCCTTGACAATGTTATAAAAAGCTGCGTTTTTAGTTGCTTTGCGCATTTGCCGGAGATGAACAGATCCAGCCATTTTTCATCCGTTTCCCGGAAATCCTTAGTTAATGCGCCCTGATTTTTCAGTGATTGCTTTTCCACGCATACATTCCCAAAAAAAGATTCAGCAGCAGGCTCAATCCCAGCAGGGCTTTCATTATCATTGATGCGTCCGCAGTCGGCTGCCTTTTTGGTTCCGCCGGGACTTCAGCGGTGCCCCCGGCAGTTTCGGCGGGCTTGACGCTGATCTCTGCCCGGACCGCATGG encodes the following:
- a CDS encoding alkaline phosphatase family protein, with amino-acid sequence MPKKCILLLLDGLGDRSYESLGGQTPLQAAHTPTLDKLAADGSSGLYHPTVQGQALPSENAHFSLFGYDMADFPGRGALEALGAGVDLLPSDVALLAHFASISQRNRVLWLDNEKPDVDAKSLAGLNDCMSFFESDDVAASFHSTGGIRGIIRLRGDVSPFVTDSDPITAGRPLSAVLPWQDCGEDMAAAHRTANALRGYLVWAYGRLSAHKVNHARKQKGQAPVNGLVSQRAGRLKKVVPFRRKYGLRGLSMASGLVYQGLGTYLGMDIKKAADTDDAGADIEGRLRTAFAGIKDYDFFHIHTKTPDEAAHEKDPMLKKTVIESLDAGIGRAISPMMDDPDILLVVTADHSTPSGGPLIHSGESVPLIMAGRGVRKDTVCRFDEIHAAHGALGGLRGKEIMYLILNHLDRAKLGGLMDTPADQPYWPGDYEPFRVDFS
- a CDS encoding SelB C-terminal domain-containing protein — translated: METSISSAVLRSVLETLYSQGRLLFSNGHYQMPDQAMQLSADQQKLQRLLMDFAITAGHFCKIHQNKFGKKTVEKLLWHLKSKNQLILLDDRRFITPWAIANIKDRLQRFIHQNGCFSMQDCQTVFGYGRSQAVVVLEYLDEIGFTVRQENIRILRE
- a CDS encoding putative toxin-antitoxin system toxin component, PIN family: MIKVVVDTNVFVSSFFGGNPRKIIDLWRDGTIHLCLCREIIGEYIEVLQRMGLQDEKELEELLDLFAKGFHVVFTAQPPTLQVIDKDPDDNKFIECAVALKAAAVISGDKAVLDVKNYMGIKFLTPKKFLDLFIKK
- a CDS encoding ribbon-helix-helix protein, CopG family; protein product: MSTQMIVRIDPELKAKLNSFARTDGKNVSQVVRELVEAYVKDRDIGAYVDDLWNRVGNKLKAKGSGPDDIQRIIDDVRAGK
- a CDS encoding ABC transporter ATP-binding protein, giving the protein MGADHLVIDLENIRFTYPDGRSVLKELSFKLAEGARAGLIGPNGSGKTTLLHMLMGLIPQTEGTIRLFGREMQSETDFRESRKKIGLVFQNADDQLFSPTVLEDVAFGPLNLGAGPSEAKEIAIKTLNDLNLTGFEDRISYRLSGGEKKLVALATVLAMDPAVLVMDEPTTGLDEETNDRIVNILNTLDKTLLIVSHEYDFLARTTRNFFSMRQGQVFDAGDSSKLHTHIHAHIEGGLPHKHRNLIK
- the cbiQ gene encoding cobalt ECF transporter T component CbiQ; the encoded protein is MISETFAFGDSPVHRLDPRLRVVFAVLFSVLTAISNRFPAVFFALFLAVCLVGLSRIPVKKVLVRLALVNGLVLFIWLVLPWTYEGTPALEIGPLVGSLEGIRLCALITIKSNAIILALISLISTMPVATLGYALHHLRLPDKLVYLLLMTYRYIFVIETEYQQLARAARVRCFTPGTNLHTYKTYAYLVGMLFVRASARAQRVHQAMVCRGFAGRFYCLHEFAFKKSDWRWGVGMAVGLIALGGLEWVLII
- the cbiM gene encoding cobalt transporter CbiM — protein: MHISEGVLSAPVLASGAAFAAAGIAVGLKKLDNDRIPQAGILAAAFFVASLVHVPIGPSSVHLVLNGIVGLLLGWAAFPVIAVALVLQAVLFQFGGITTLGVNTLIMAGPAVACYYLCGPFVKKGNTIALAGAFACGALAILLSALCVAGALVLTGEAFIEISVALVGAHIVVMLIEGIVTMFCVAFLKKVQPEMLPMAQTRGKIPQGKP